Proteins encoded in a region of the Cydia splendana chromosome 19, ilCydSple1.2, whole genome shotgun sequence genome:
- the LOC134800401 gene encoding uncharacterized protein LOC134800401 isoform X2: MSDKEITMEDLEETAQQTEEQLDLLAWKMEGDQDLAVPVDSQDMCVMTLLKSVSEPVAFTLTEGAVGLHGAPPRAGRGAATTARAVRAAAGSAAAGAWEVC; the protein is encoded by the exons ATGAGTGATAAAGAAATTACGATGGAAGACCTGGAGGAAACG GCCCAACAAACCGAGGAGCAGCTAGACCTGCTGGCATGGAAGATGGAGGGCGACCAGGACCTGGCCGTGCCGGTGGACAGCCAGGACATGTGTGTCATGACTCTGCTCAAGTCAGTCTCGGAG CCAGTTGCGTTTACGCTGACAGAAG GTGCGGTCGGACTACACGGCGCTCCGCCGCGAGCTGGTCGAGGTGCAGCAACTACAGCGCGAGCTGTCCGCGCGGCTGCGGGCTCAGCTGCGGCTGGTGCATGGGAAGTTTGCTAA
- the LOC134800401 gene encoding uncharacterized protein LOC134800401 isoform X1 produces the protein MSDKEITMEDLEETAQQTEEQLDLLAWKMEGDQDLAVPVDSQDMCVMTLLKSVSEVRSDYTALRRELVEVQQLQRELSARLRAQLRLVHGKFAKLRQRLAVADQHMQAHQR, from the exons ATGAGTGATAAAGAAATTACGATGGAAGACCTGGAGGAAACG GCCCAACAAACCGAGGAGCAGCTAGACCTGCTGGCATGGAAGATGGAGGGCGACCAGGACCTGGCCGTGCCGGTGGACAGCCAGGACATGTGTGTCATGACTCTGCTCAAGTCAGTCTCGGAG GTGCGGTCGGACTACACGGCGCTCCGCCGCGAGCTGGTCGAGGTGCAGCAACTACAGCGCGAGCTGTCCGCGCGGCTGCGGGCTCAGCTGCGGCTGGTGCATGGGAAGTTTGCTAAATTGAGGCAAAGGCTAGCGGTCGCTGACCAGCACATGCAGGCTCATCAGCGATAG